AAAATATTTGATAAAGAACTGAAAACGTCAGTTATGAATGCATTATAAACTTGTCCAAAGGGCAGTCCATCTTATAAGATGGGCTGCCTAAAGTTTTTTTTCCAAATGGAGTAACTGTTTTTTCATTTCTAATCCGCCACGATAACCTGTTAACTTTCCATTTTTGCCAATTACACGGTGACAAGGTACAGAAATAAGTACCGGGTTAGCTCCAATAGCTGTCCCTACTGCCCGAACCGCGGAAGGTCGTTGAGCCAATTCCGCAATCTGAGTATATGTGTATGTCGCACCATACGGTATTTGATTCAATGTATGCCAGATCTTCTGCTGAAATTCAGTTCCCCGGATATCGACGGGAAACGTAAATGTTTCACGCTTACCCTGAAGGTATTCGCGAAATTCCGTCTTGCAGGGTTCTAGCATAGTAGTAGTCTTTTTTAATTCATCTTGTGGAAAATGGTACATAACCCAATTTTTTAATTCATCGAATGGACTATTCGGTGACCCCACATAACAAAGTCCTTTTGATGTTGCAGCAAGATAGAATTGCCAATTTTGATATTCGAATAATGACCAGCTAATTATTCCCTTACTTATCCTATTCATTAACTCCCTCCCCCTTTTGGAACCTTTTTCGGTATTCTGTGGGGGTAAAATTCATTTTTTCCTTAAACAAAGTAACAAAATAAGCAGCATTTGGCATACCCACTGCTAGTCCGACTTCCGCAACCGTTTTTTTGGTTGTAACTAAAAGCCGACTGGCCTGTTTCATTCGTACTTTTTGAATATATTCAAGCGGAGAAATACCTTGCACCCGTTTAAATAATCGCTGTAGATGGTATGGGCTGCCATGAGCATTATCCGCTAGAATATCCAAGTTAATCCGTTTTTGATAGTTTTGCTCAATCCACTCTGTAATTTGTTGAACCCAATCTTCATCCGGCAGATGCAGTCCATCGGGCTTACATCTTTTACAAGGTCGAAAATTTGCAGATAATGCGAGTCTAGCATTTTTAAAAACACGCACATTTTCCCTATTTGGCACTTTTGACTTGCAGGATGGACGGCAAAATATTCCGGTCGTTTTTACACCATAAAAGAAACTGTCATCATAGGAAGAATCGTTTTCCACTATGGCCTGCCAATATTCGTTGGAAATCTGTGATTCTCTCTGCATGTTCATCGCAATCACCTCTACAACTTAGTATACCTGGAACAATTGGAAATGTAAGGTTTTACGAACGTAAAAGCAAGATAACGAAATTATTAAATCAGATTTATGTGATAAAATGAAATTTCAATCTGTGGTTTATTACTGCCCGTTAACTGCGATAAAACATAGATATACCAAACTAAACAAATTAAGGAGAAAAACACATGAAGGACTTTGAGGACCATATCGGATTTATAAGGATTTTTGCACCTAAAGAATTTAGCTTTAGTGAAAACCTAAAGTATCTGTCAAGATCAACAAATGAATGTCTGTTTACCATTGCAGACAATAAAATATACAGAGCGCTGCCAATTGAAGACGTTACACCTTTAGTGGAAATTAGCGGGGAAACTGAAACTATAATACATGTACGCTTTTTTGGTAATACAACACCCGACCAGAAGGCAGTCAGGGAAAAGGTTGCAGAGTATATCCAGGAATGGTTTGATTTAAAGACTAATTTACTTCCTTTTTATGAACTGGCTGAAACAGATCCTTTGCTACATCAACCTGTCGACAATTTCTATGGCTTACGAGTTATCGGAATACCTGACCTCTTTGAAGCATTAGCGTGGGGAATTCTAGGTCAACAGATCAACCTTACATATGCCTATACCCTGAAGAGGCGGCTAGTTGAATATTTCGGAAGATATAAAGAATGGGATGGTGTGAGGTATTGGATATTTCCTGAGCCTGGGGTTATTGCAAAATTATCGGTAGAAGATTTATCCAATATGAGAATGACAGTGAAGAAAAGTGAATATTTAATTGATGTTGCAAACTTAATAACAAATAAGGAATTATCAAAAGAAAAATTAATGAAAATCAGGGACTTTAAAAAAGCTGAAAAAATACTTGTGAAAATTCGTGGGATCGGTCCCTGGACTGCCAATTACGTGTTAATGAGATGCCTGCATTATCCATCAGCATTTCCTATAGATGATGTTGGTTTGCACAACGCTATTAAACTCATCTTGGATTTAGAGAAAAAGCCCTCGAAGAAAGAAATTTTAAAGCTATCTTCTGCCTGGACGGGTTGGGAATCCTATGGAACATTTTATTTATGGCGTATGCTTTACTAGAAATATTCAGGGTTAACATTACCGACGCCATGTTAACCCTCAAAAATTATTTTTCCTTATCGTCGATTTCTTTTTCTTCCTGCTTCTCATGGAATTCATCCTCTGCTTGACCAGCAATATGGTCAAACGGAGTATAGGAATTATCAGGTCTTTCTTTTTTAACAAAGATTTTAAAAGCAATAATACACACCAAGACCACCATCACAAAAATAAAAATTGCCGATGAATATGGTAAGAGTTCCATTAGTTCACCTCAACTTATCTTCTGATTTTTGAAATCAGCCGCAGAATTTCAAGGTAAAGCCAGACCAGTGTCACCATTAACCCAAATGCTCCGTACCATTCCATGTATTTAGGTGCATGTCGGTTTGATCCTTTTTCAATGAAATCAAAATCAAGTACGAGGTTTAATGCTGCCACAATAACAATACCAACACTAATCAAAATGCCAATTGGTCCACTATTATGCAAATATAAAACATCTGACATGCCAAAGAAGAATCGCATAATAAAAGTTGCAAGATACGCGAGCATAATTGCACCGGTTGCACAAATTACACCCAACCTAAACTTCTTCGTAACTTTAACCAGTCTGGTTTTATATGCGAATAGCATCACAAGCATAACGCCGAATGTTAACACAGTTGCCTGTATAGTAATTCCGTGAAATTGCAATTCATACATTCCGGAAATTGCACCAATGACCAAGCCTTCCGCCAAAGCATATGGAATCGATGTAAATGGTGCAACTTTCGGGATAAAAATGGTAATTAACGCGAGAATGAACCCAGCAATCAATCCCAGGATCAGCATCCCCGTCACTACTGAATCATTACCACTGAAATACTGATTCCATGTATACGCTGCTGAAACGAAAAGTGCCAGGAATAGAACGAAAGTTCGATTGGCGGTTCCCTGAATAGTCATTGTTGATGTACCTTCATTTCTTACACGAAACGATTTATTGCTTAAAGCTGGATTTGCTGTTCTCATCAAAATCAACCCTCCTATCAAAAAGGCGCGGGTTAACGCGTCTTTTATTTCATACGACCTGGGTTTACATTAGGTTTCAAATCAAAATTTCCACTCCCGATCTAACACACTATATAGATAGGAATCACGCCATCCTTCCTTAAGCCGGATATGCTCCCGGATTCTGCCTTCCCTGACCATACCTATTTTTCCTAAAACTCTTGCGGAAGCTTTGTTTCTGGGATCGCACGTAGCAAAGATCCGGTGAAATCCAAATTCCTTAAATCCCCAATCTACTATTAATCTAGTAGCTTCCGTTGCATAGCCCTTTCCCCAATAAGAGGGATTGATAACATAACCTATTTCTGCCGTGCCATATTTCTCGTCTGTGATAGTTAATTCGACGGATCCGATTAAATATCCATTACAGATAATAGCTAGAGAAAATCTGCTTCTAGGGTGTTTATCTATATCCGCTAAAGCTTGATTAATAAATTCCTTTGTTTCATCTGTAGTATTTGGTCCCCATACCTGGTATTGGCACACTTCATCACGTGACGCGTATATATGGACCTGCTGCCAATCATTACTAGTAAATTCCCTAAGATATAGCCTTTTACTATTTGTCTTTATATTCATTTTCTTCCCCTATCCAATCTTTTTATCTATTATTCCTACTTCTCCTAACAATGAAGAATATAATTAGACCAATACAGCCTAATACGATAAGTAGCGGCAAATTCCCGATAAGAAAAACAACTAATCCCGAAAGAACCGAGATGATAAAGTTGATGCTTTTCAAAAACTGTTGTTTCGTTTTTTCCCACGTATTTAATTCATCCTCACTTATTCCAGAAAGTTTCACATTATTTTCTTCTATTTGAATAGTAACCGTCGCTAGGTCGGTTTTATTCCGCAGATACTTCATCCGCCCTGTTATTTCCTCAATCCCTCTTTGAACCTTGGCTAAATCCTCAGAGATAGATAGAAGATCTTCTGTTTTCTCGGCTTGTTCCATGAAAGAAATTAGTCGTTTTTCTACTACATGTTTGGATTTTAAGCGGGATTTCAGATCAATGTATTCCTCTGTCACGTCTTGCCCTGATACAGAACTTTCCAGGACTTTGCTACTGCCTTTCTCCACAAACTGAATAAAGCTTTGAAACCCATCCTGTGGAATTCGTGCAGTTAATTGACCATTGGTAGATCCTTCCTCAGTATCACCGTACCTATTTGATTCCACAATATATCCACCACGATCAGTCACCTGTGTTTGAATATCATGTAACGCGTTTTTAAAATCTTTAACTTCGATACGCAGGTTGGCGGTATAAATAATTTTTCTATTCACCTGGGTTAATTGATCTTCCTTAGAATTCGCGTCTTTCTCTTCGGAGCTATTTCCCTGTTGCCCATTTTCAATATCGTTTGTTCCTGTATTAGAATCTTTACCCTCCACTGTTACCTTTTCTTCTGTACTTACGGCAGCTTTATCGGCGGAATCACTCATACTCTTCTCTTCATTACTGCACGCTCCCAAAAAGACGCTGAAACTAAGTACAACCACAATGGACAACCACTTTTTCACCTTGACCACCCCAACTGTCACTTTCCCCCAAAAGTATAAAATCTTATAAGGAAAAAATTGTATTTTATGGTATAGACAATATTTACAGAGAAAAATTCCGTATTCTACTTACGGTAAACAACCCTGGTGTCACAAATCATATCGTGCAGTGCCTTCTTTTCCTCGTTCCATCCAGCCATCATAAATCCGATTAGAAGTGTTATTGCGGAGATGAAGTACGCAAAATACCTCCCAACAGATTTCCATAAACTTATTTGTGATCCATCCACATTTAACACTTGAATTCTGCAAATCATTTTACCGGGCGAACCCTTATATTTACTTGCAGTGAAGAAAATAATAAATATTACCGGGTACAGTAAATTGACAATAGATTCAGATGTCGAATCGGTTGTATTCCTATTTATATTATTGAAAAACTCCTGATCATTTAAGATTAAGGCGATAACTAACGTCAATGCGAATGAAATCAAGCCATCTACTAAAGCGGCCAAAAATCGAATCCAAAATCCGGCCGGTTTATAATCTATCATTGAAAAAACTCCTTTTATTCCCTATGCTTCATTTTTTCATCTATACATATGTTATGATGAGTTTCCTGAAAACAACACTCCTTATTCACTATTCGACATGTAGGTATAAAAACCTGCAAAAAAACACTCCCATCATAATTTAAAATGAGATTGTTTCGTATTTTACTATTCAAAAAAACCCGGTAAATATAAGGAAATGCTTGGAATATACGCTACTAATAATAGGACAGCAATCATTACAGCGTAAAAAGGCAGCATTCCTTTTGAAGCTTTTTCAATCGGCAGCCTGCCAATTGCCGAACCAACAAATAATACTGAACCGACAGGTGGTGTTACCAATCCTATACCTAATGCTAGAATTAATACGACACCGAAATGAACGGGGTCCATACCTACACTCGTCGCAACAGGCAGTAATATAGGTGTTGCAATTAATATAAGTGGTGCCATGTCCATAACCATTCCAAGTAACAACAGGATTATTACGATCATTAGAATAGTGCTTGCATCATTTGGTGAAATACTTAATAAGCCGTCTGATACCAAAGCAGGAACTTTCAATAGCGCTAATAACCAGCCAAATGAAGAGGAAGCACCAATTAGAAATAGGACCATTGCCAATGTTTTAAACGATCTTTGTAAAATAATTCCCATTCTAACGAGTGGGATTTCCCTGTACACGAAGAATGTGATGATAAATGCATAAAGAGTTCCAATAGCAGCAGACTCAGTAGCTGTGAATAGTCCACTTAATATGCCACCCATAATGATTACGATTGTAAGTAATCCTAACAAGCCATCCCGTATAATTTTAGGTATTTCCTCTTTTTTGACTGGTTCACCCTTTGGATACTTACGCTTTACAGCCATCATATAAGTTAAAATCATTATTCCTATCCCTAGTAACAGACCAGGACCTAACCCACCCATAAAGAGCGCTCCAACTGAGACCCCACCAGCAGCAGTTGAGTAAATAATCATATTATGACTCGGTGGAATCATTACACCTTGTGTTGAGCTTGAAATCGTTACGGAAACGGAATAGTCCGAATCATAACCTTGTTTTTTCATCATTGGAATTAAAACTGACCCTAAGGATGAAGTATCAGCAAGTGACGATCCTGAAATCCCTCCAAAGAAAGTACTAGCCAGAACATTTACCATTGCAAGTCCGCCTCTGACTTTTCCAATAATTACGTTTGCAAGGTTTATTAATCTATTTGAAATTCCACCCTCATTCATTATTTCACCAGCAAGGATAAAGAACGGAATCGCTAACAACGAAAATGAATTTAAACCGCCAACCATTCGCTGCAGAATAGCCGCAGGATCAAATCCCATATACACCCCTGTAACTAAACAGGATATGATAAGGCAAAGGGCAATTGGAATTCTAAATATGAGCAACAGAATAAAACTGCCAGTTAAAATAAATACTTCCATCTTATTCACCCCTCACTTACATCAGTTAGATCCTGATGCATACCTTTTTTAAACAATAATTCAATCCCATATATTGTGATGAACAAGCCCGCTATTGGAATCGATGCATATAAAACACTTGATGGCCAGCCTGTTCCCGGCAAGGTTGACCTGCCCATTAACGTAGTGAATTGCCATCCGTAATAAATCATAAGTACCCCTAAGCCCACTACAATTATTTTTGCTAGATAATCAAACAAATCCTGGACTTTTTCCGGCATGGCATTAACTACAAGGCCTAATGCAATATGTAATTTTTCTTTGAATCCATACGCTATCCCAAGAAAGCTTACCCATACAAAAAGTATTCTTGATAACTCTGTTGACCAGGAAGGGGTGTAGCTAAAAAACTGACGTGAAAAAACCTGGATGATTATGACAACTACCATTACCGCAAGCATAGTTAAGGCAGAAACTAAAAGCAGTCTATCAAGACCACTTTTAATCATTTTTAACGCTTTCATAAAAGTTGCCTCCTAAATTAATTTAGGAAGCGGGATCTCCCGCTTCCTCCCTTACAAAAAAGAATTATATTTATTTTGTCAATTTATCAATCCATTCGCCATACTTATCTCCGTATTTATCATAAATCGGCTGAACAGCCTCCCGCCACGGGGTAATATCGTCTACTTTAATAATTTTACTTCCGTTTTCTTTGACAGTTTTTCTTGATTTTTTCACTAATTCCGCCCACGCCTCACGTTGGACTGGAACTGATTCTAAAGCAGCTTCTCTAAATGCTTTTTTGTCTTTATCACTTAAACTATCCCATAATTGTTGGGATGCTAATAATACTTCCGGAACTCCCTGATAGCCATTGTCTGTAAAATACTTCGCAACTTCATAATGATTTGCAGTGTAATAACTTGGGAGGTTATTTTCGCCTCCATCAATTACTCCTGTTTGGATGGCGGAATAAACTTCTCCGTATTCCATAGGAGTTGCAGAAGCACCTAATGCTTCCACAATATCTATAGCTATTTCGGAATTTTGTACACGAAGCTTAAGTCCTTCCATGTCTTCAGGTGTTTTAATTGGTCGTACAGAATTGTAAAAACTTCTTTCGCCTGAATCATAAAATGCCAGACCAACCAAATTAGATCCTTCAAACGTGCTTAGAAGCTCCTGCCCTACTTCTCCATTTAGCTTTTTCCATTTTTGTTCCTCATCTTCGAATAAGTACGGCATAGATAACACACCGATATCCTCTGAAAACTCTGCTAATGGAACTGCGTTAACCCTTGTTAAATCAATAGATCCCAATTGTACTTGTTCAATTACACTTTTCTCTTCCCCAAGCTGGCCACCAGCATATACTTCTATTTTATAGCGACCATTTGTTTTTTCTTCTACTAGTCTAGCAAATTCTTTAGCCCCAATAGTAGTTGGGTAATCCTCCGGCTGGTTTTCAGCTAACCTTAAGGTAATAGGCTCTTCAGAATCGCCTGAAGTTTTTCCAGAACCACCATCACATGCTGCCAAAACAATTACTAGAAAAATCAAAACAAAAAATAACGATAATAACTTTTTATTCACTTTAGTTCCTCCTTTATTTCAAATTGTGTGGTCATTAAAAGGTGACAACTGTGAAATATTCACTCCTGTTTAATTACTTTGTTTACCATCCAAATTAATTAAAACTTTGCAGTTACTTATCCTTTATAACCGAAATCTAGTTAACCCACGCTTCCTCAATTCGTGGGCTGCATATTTCGGCTAACCGTCATGTGTCTTATTTTCCGTACTTACATTACCTGTGAATTATCATCATCCTTGTTTTCTTTCATCTTAACTTCTGCAATTGACCTTTGAATTTCTTTCATTTTCTTGTCATCTAATTTATAAAATTTCATTGCGGTTAATGATATAACCAGCATAACTGCCGGTAAACCGAACGCTAATATTAATGTCATGACGAACAAAGGAGTTGTTAATTCATCGGTTACAGTTGGAAACTCTGAACCAAACCCGATGATAGCCACTCCTAGCCCAACTATTGCTGGTGCCAAGGATGTAACTAATTTATCAATAAAGGAAAATAAGGTACCTAACATCCCTGGTATATAGCGTCCTGTTTTAGATGTTTCGTAGTCAGAAACGTCTGCAATCATTGGGTTTACAAGCGAGCTTGGGATACCCCCAAATGAAATGGCCATTGTATATAACACGGTAAATATCACAATGGGTATCCCAATGCCCCCAGATATTGTTGTCGGATCATTCATTATTAAAAATAATCCAATCAAACCGATTAGCGAGAACAATGCTATCCAGGTTGAGCCCATAAATGCACTTCTCATACCTAGCTTCCTTGCATATGCAACTACTATAAATGTTATGATTAAAGTTGGTGCAATGGTAATTAATGAAATTGATCCACTCAACCCATAATCACCCATCAAAATTCCAAATATCATGACTGCAACCACTGAATAGCGAATAAGCATAAAGGCCAGTTTATCAACAGTAGTTGCTGTTATTAACATTTGTAATGGCCGGTTCTTTTTTAAAATTGGCCAGTAGTCACGAAATCTTGTATTTACAGTTTTCTCTGCCAATCCATAATATTCTTTACGGTCTTTTCCGGAAATACCGATTACGGCTAAAATCGTACATATACCGGCAAAAATAATAGCGTATGTATTTAATTCCGTGAACAATGCCATGGTAAAGTCACCGTATTTTGCAATCAGATAAGAAGCAACAAATACTTGGCCTCCAGTAAATATTAGAGCATTATATGAAGCATCAAAAACACTATAAAGTGGGCGTTGTTTGGGATCATTCGTCAACACCGTTTGAGCTGCTTTCGTTACCGTGGTTTGCAGTGTATAGCCAATAATATAAATGGCATACATAACAATAAAGAAAATGAGTTGAAATGATTGTGGAAGTAAATGAGTTACATTGTACATAATCAGTATCGAACCTGCTAAAATCACGTTCCCTATAATCATAAATGGTCTAAATTTGCCGAAATTAGATTCCGTTTTGTCTACAATAAAGCCGACAATAGGATCCGTAATACCGTCAAATATTCGCATTGCTGTTAAAACAGTACTTACAGCCACAACTGCGAGCCCAGCTATTCCAGTGGCATAATATGTAACAAACGTTAAGATAAACATATAAAGATTTGTTGCGGTATTGTTTAATGCAAAAAAACCAATCTGCCATATTTTTGCTCTGTTATACTCCTGATCACTTTCTGTTGTTGTGCTTGCCATAATGCCTTTCCCTCCCCATTTTCCGATAAATTTAATGTTTGATAAATCATAAACCGCTTACATTTATTAATATGTTTTAAAACGCATGTTTATTTTGTTTACCAAACAAACTATTAACTTAAATACTATGATAAATGTAAGCGCTTAAAATAGCAAGACCTTTTTAGAAAATTACCAAAACAAATAAAGAACCGTACACCCATTTAATTATTGGGCATACAGTTTCCTTTATTCTGATACGTTAACAGCCTTCTCCTGCGCTATTAAACACAGTTCTGCCGCTTTAAATGCGTGCTCTTGTGTCATCGCCTTTTCCGTGCGATTCATACAATCCTTAATTAATTCTCCAAAAAAAGGGAAGCCAACCTTGCCCGATAGTTCGTAATGTTTCTCGCCTTCTTTGTTCACGAGGTAAAGATGGTCACCAGTATCTTCTTCCCTTGCTACATCGACATATTTACGAATCTCAATCGTCCCCTCTGTTCCAGTAATGAAGGTCCGTCCATCTCCCCAAGTACGTAGTCCATCAGGAGTAAACCAATCCACCTTAAAAATTTGCGTTGCACCATTATTTCCTAGTAATGTTGCATCACCGTAATCTTCTAATTCTGGATGGTCAGGGTTATTATAGTTACCCACCTTACTGTGCAGGATCTCGGCATCCTCACAACCCGCATAATATAAAAATTGTTCAATTTGGTGGCTGCCAATATCGCATAAAATTCCACCATATTGTTCTTTATTGAAAAACCAATTCGGGCGGCTTGAGGCATTTAAACGATGTGGTCCAAAACCTGTGACCTGGATCACTTTCCCAATTGCACCATCATTAATTAAGTCACCCGCAAATACAGCACCCTCCACATGTAACCGTTCACTAAAATAGACCATATACTTTTGCCCGGTTTTTTCCACCACGCGCTTGGTTTCTTCTAATTGGGCCATCGTGGTAAATGGTGTCTTATCTGTAAAGTAATCCTTTCCAGCTTCCATTACTTGATTGCCAAGCGCACTTCGCTCTGATGGGATGGCTGCCGCTGCTACTAGTTTAATTGTTTCATCATTCAAGATTTGCTCCAAAGAATCTGCTGCCTGAACTTCAGGGAATTCTTTAACGAAGTCTGCTACCTTTTCTTTGTCTGGGTCGTAAACCCACTTCAATGTGGCGCCCGCTTCAACTAAACCATTGCACATGCCATAGATATGGCCATGATCAAGTTCTGCTGCGGCGATTGGAAATTCTCCTTCCTTTACAACCGGATTGGGCTTTCCTTTTGGTGCATAATTCATACCGTCCTTACTCATGTTCTGAACACTCCTTGATTGTTATTTCATTCCCCAGGCTTAAAACCAGTCCGCATAACCTAGTTCTTTTAAGTTATCTGCTGATAGTTTCAGACAATCAAATGGATCCCGTCCATATGTATCATCCTGTTCAATTAGGAAATATTGTGCCCCACTTTCAAGACCAGCATCTATAATAGCCTTCATATCAAGATTTCCTTCACCGACTTCTGCAAATTCAATCAGATTTGTGAATTTATTGAAAAACTTATCCATATCGTTTAAATCTTCTTCGTTTATATCTAAATTACCAATACGATAATCCTTTAAATGCAATAACGAAATACGTCCTTTATACTCTCCAATAAACTGTACTGGATTTACCCCAGCCCGTTGGATCCAATGAACATCCAATTCAAAACCAAGCTTAGTTGTATTATTTTTAATCAAATCTAACAAATATTCTCCTTCGTATTTTTGAAATTCAATATGATGCGTATGATAATAAAGGTTAATTCCCTGTTCAGCTAATCTTTCGGCCATTACCTCAGCTCTAGCAATGAAGCCAAGAATCTTATCTTTATCACCCATAATATTTAATGGAAGCATTCCAATACGCAGAAAGTCACATTCCAGTGTCTTACAGTCATTAACAATTTTTTCAAAGTCATTTGTTAACGTCTCTCCCGGAGCACCTGGCATCATTGGCTCTAAAGGAGCGGACATTGCGGCAATTTTAATATCAAAGTCAGTACTTGCCCTTTTTAATTCCGCTACATTTTCTTCTGTCATTGGAATTTGTGATACTTCCACTGCACCAAAACCTAATTCGTGTAACTGTTTCATCGTTTCATAAGCGCCAAGTTCTTCCACTTTACCCTTAAGCATCATCATTTGCACACCAATTTTACCTTGTTTCATTGATATACCTCCATTTTTATTTCTTGTTTAATATCTGAAGATCTGCGAATCGTACTAATCATTTCCATGGATATTTGAGCATCCTTTATGTGGATATAATCCTGGGAATCATTTTCGATACATGTATAGAAGTGATTAATTAATTTTGCGTGACTGGCACCGTAATAAAACTTTGATCCAGGAAGCCTGGCATCTTCAATTATCTTTTCTTTGATACCGCTATCGTTTACTTTCGTTAAGATACTGTCTTTAACCGTCAGTTTTCCTTTTTCTAACATAACCTGCAGCTCAACACTGGAATTTCCTGCATTCGTATTCGTTGCAAAAAATAACCCTGTGGCGCCGTTAGTAAATGTAATATTGGCAACAGCAGTATCCTCAACCTCATAGCCATAATCAAATAAATTATCAATCGATCCCCTAATTGTTTTAACTTCCCCACCTACGAGCTGCATTAAATCCAAGGTGTGGATGGCTTGATTAATCATCACACCACCACCTGCGTATTTCATTATGCCACGCCAAGGTTTCACATCATAATAAGCTTTTGGTCGATACCAGGTCACTAATCCCTTTATTCCAATTACTCCCCCGTATTCCCCGCTTTTGACAATTTCCTGAAGTTTTTCGAACGTCTCATTGAAACGATTCTGGAAGGCAACACATATTTTGATTTCCTCGTGTTCTTTCTCCAAATCTACTAAAGCCATTCCTTCCTCAGCATTTCGTGCCAATGGCTTTTCCTGAAATACATGGACTCCTTTCATTACACATGCTTTCGTTGCAGCGTAATGAAGATGATGTGGCAGGCAAACGTGAACACAATCAAGTGTTTCCCTGTCAAGCATCTCCTGGTAATTAGTATAAAAAACTGCATCTGGTACAGTATCTCTTAATGACTCATCAATATCACACACGGCAACCAATTTGGCATTAGTTCTAGCTTGTATTGCTGGTATGTGAATCTTTGAGATATCTCCGAGTCCAATGACTGCTATTTTAAGCATAAGCTCGATCTCCCTTTGAAAAACTAACCCATAGTCAAACTGACAATGAGTTAGTTTAATTAACTATTATTTTTGAATGGGTTGACGCTTTTCTTCCTCTATCTTTTTGTTTAATTCATTTAGGTAAACATCTTCGTCAACTGGAAGTTCTACTTCTTTCCCTAACCAGCTTGATAGATGGATAGCGTTGGCTAATGCAACACCATTGATACCGTCACTGCCGGGTGCCAGCAAAGGAGTTCCGTCTAAAACGTTTGCTGCAAAGTTTTCCATGACGGCGGTATGCTGTGCACCCCAGACACTTTCAAATTCCAGAACCTCTTCACTGTACACTTCAGACAAATCTCCACCCATGAACACCTTCGCAGCATCTGCCCAGCTCATTGTATCGCTCATTTCCTTCTCTGATTTATGGAGACGCTTAATTGTCACTTTCTTACTGTCGTCAACAACAATCTTTCCTTTATCACCCAAAATTTCAAAACGATCTGTTCCCATAACATCATGTGTGCAAGTAATAAACACACCTGTTGCACCATTACCATAATCAA
This Virgibacillus phasianinus DNA region includes the following protein-coding sequences:
- a CDS encoding Gfo/Idh/MocA family protein yields the protein MLKIAVIGLGDISKIHIPAIQARTNAKLVAVCDIDESLRDTVPDAVFYTNYQEMLDRETLDCVHVCLPHHLHYAATKACVMKGVHVFQEKPLARNAEEGMALVDLEKEHEEIKICVAFQNRFNETFEKLQEIVKSGEYGGVIGIKGLVTWYRPKAYYDVKPWRGIMKYAGGGVMINQAIHTLDLMQLVGGEVKTIRGSIDNLFDYGYEVEDTAVANITFTNGATGLFFATNTNAGNSSVELQVMLEKGKLTVKDSILTKVNDSGIKEKIIEDARLPGSKFYYGASHAKLINHFYTCIENDSQDYIHIKDAQISMEMISTIRRSSDIKQEIKMEVYQ
- a CDS encoding sugar phosphate isomerase/epimerase family protein: MKQGKIGVQMMMLKGKVEELGAYETMKQLHELGFGAVEVSQIPMTEENVAELKRASTDFDIKIAAMSAPLEPMMPGAPGETLTNDFEKIVNDCKTLECDFLRIGMLPLNIMGDKDKILGFIARAEVMAERLAEQGINLYYHTHHIEFQKYEGEYLLDLIKNNTTKLGFELDVHWIQRAGVNPVQFIGEYKGRISLLHLKDYRIGNLDINEEDLNDMDKFFNKFTNLIEFAEVGEGNLDMKAIIDAGLESGAQYFLIEQDDTYGRDPFDCLKLSADNLKELGYADWF